The Brachyspira hyodysenteriae ATCC 27164 genome includes a window with the following:
- a CDS encoding FecR domain-containing protein: protein MLNKKIISISLMLSIAFTLQSAYKTNQYMKVVDVKGRVKISSQKAIVKPAQNGDLLFSKDNISTEQNSSLTSYLESNNIFKVKENSSLNIDESYDRTGNTKLHLNKGDFLIASSSNAKPDSIIVSTSNANIKVSGIAAVTYNDGNTKAQFLYGDGEINGTKVNQFMEANIDNSNKLSIKNIEFNQDLTNTINEITSMPYVETVIPDKIDINNIKNQVSAETNTVAEITYIDYVGNTNENRTTFIITNEIKR, encoded by the coding sequence ATGTTGAATAAAAAAATTATCTCTATATCATTAATGCTTTCTATAGCTTTTACCTTGCAGTCAGCTTATAAAACAAATCAATATATGAAAGTTGTAGATGTAAAAGGAAGAGTAAAAATATCATCTCAAAAAGCTATAGTTAAACCTGCACAAAATGGTGATTTATTATTCAGCAAAGATAATATTTCTACAGAACAAAATTCTTCTCTTACTTCATATTTGGAAAGTAATAACATTTTTAAAGTAAAAGAAAATTCATCATTAAATATTGATGAGTCTTATGACAGAACAGGAAATACAAAATTGCATTTAAATAAAGGAGATTTTTTAATTGCATCTTCATCTAATGCTAAACCTGATTCCATTATAGTTTCAACTTCAAATGCCAATATTAAAGTATCAGGCATAGCAGCTGTAACATATAATGACGGAAATACAAAAGCACAATTTTTATATGGAGACGGAGAAATAAACGGCACTAAGGTTAATCAATTTATGGAAGCTAATATAGATAATTCAAATAAACTATCTATAAAAAATATAGAATTTAATCAGGATTTAACTAATACTATAAATGAAATAACTTCAATGCCTTATGTTGAAACAGTTATTCCAGATAAAATAGATATTAATAATATTAAAAATCAGGTAAGTGCCGAAACTAATACTGTGGCAGAAATTACATATATAGATTATGTTGGTAATACTAATGAAAATAGAACTACATTTATTATTACTAATGAGATAAAAAGGTAA